The genomic DNA TTCCACTCGTCGAAGGAGATCATGATCCGCTTGCGGGACTTGCGCCGGGCCGCCACCGCATCACACAGCGCCACGCTCTCGCCGATGAAGTCGCCCATCGCGTCAGGCTTGGCCAGGAAGCTGGCGGTGTCGTCCTCGCCGTTGCCCAGATAGGTGTGGATCGAGAGGTACTCGACGTGATCGAAGGTGTGCTCCAGGACCTCCAACTCCCAGGCGCCGAACTGCGGCATCCCCCGGCCGGATGAGCCGCACACGACGAGTTGCAGCGTCGGATCGGTCCACTTCATCAGCTTGGCCGCCTCGCAGGCCACTCGCCCGTACTCGGTCGCCGTCTTGTGCCCCATCTGCCAGGGCCCGTCCATCTCGTTGCCCAGGCACCAGGTCTTGATGCCGTGCGGCTGCTCATAGCCATGCGCGCGGCGCAGGTCGCTCCAGGCGCTGCCGGAGGGGTGGTTGCAGTACTCCACGAGATGGCGCGCCTCCTCGGCGCCGCGGGTGCCCAGGTTCACCGCCAGCAGCGGCTCCGAGCCGACCTTGCGGCACCAGTCCACGAACTCATTGGTCCCGAACTGGTTGGGCTCGGTCGAGTTCCATGCCAGATCGAGGCGCACGGGCCGCTGCTCGCGCGGGCCGACACCATCCTCCCAGTTGTAGCCCGAGACGAAGTTGCCGCCCGGGTAGCGCATGATCGGCATGTTGAGTTCGCGCACCAGCGCGATGACATCCTGGCGGAAGCCCTGCTCATCGGCGGTCGGGTGCGAGGGCTCGTAGATGCCCTCGTAGATGTGGCGGCCGATGTGCTCGGCGAAGCCACCGAACAGGCGCGGGTCTACGGGCGAGATCGTGAACTCGGGGTGGAGAGTCAGGGCGGCGCTAAGCATGGGAGTCGGCTCCTACTTGTTGGCTGGGTCGCGCGTCGGTCCGACACGCCCGATGAGTTCGCCGGAGCGCCCCGCGCACCTGCTGAGGGCCGGGCAGGAGTGGTCGCGCGGACGACGAAGGAGTGCGCACACTGCCTGGCAGGAGTCCGCCATGCGCTTCGGTGTCGCCCGCGACCTGATCACCCCGCCCTTCATGATGAACATGGCCGGCTACGGCACGCGCCGTGATCGGGGCTTCGAGACCATCCACGACGACCTGTTCGTGCGCGCCCTGACGCTGGACGACGGCCGGCGCCGGGCCGCCCTGCTCACGTTCGACGCCCTCTTCCACGAGCGCTCCTTCACCGACCGCCTGGCCGCGTACGCCCGCGAGAAGCATGGCGTGCCGCCTGAGTTGCTCGTCGTCTCGTGGACCCACTCCCACGCCGGCCCGGCCACGGCCGACTACGACCCGGGGCAGGAGTCGCCGGAATATGAGGCCTTCCTGTGGGAGCGTACCATCGCGTGCCTGGACCGCGCGTTCCTCAACAGCTTCACCGGCCGCCTGTCCGTTGGCAGCGTCGAGGGCGACTGGGGCATGAGCCGCCGCAAGTGCGTGGACGGCAAGTTCGTCAACGCCCCCAACTACACCGCCGACCACGACCGGAAGATGGACCTCCTGCGGCTGCACAGCGCTGACGGCGCCGAGCGTGCGGTCATGCTCGTGTGGAGCTGCCACCCGGTCACCATGGGCGCGCGGATGAACCTGTCAGGCGAGTTCCCCGGCCGCCTGTGCCAGCTCGTCGAGGCCGGCATGTACGGCACGCAATGCCTGTTCTTCCAGTCCGCCGGGGGCGACAGCCGCCCCAGCATCGTCGCCGCCGGCGACACCTGGCGCACCGGCGACTTCAGCGATGTGGACCAGATGGGCCACGCCATGGCCGAGGCGGTCCAGGGCGCCTTGCGCGACGCGCCCTTTGCGCCGGTGGAGTTCAGCCTCGCCGGCCGCAGCTTCGTCGTCAACCTCGACACCGAGACCTACCCGCGCGAGTTCTTCGAGCCATACGCCGCGAACACAGACGCCACCAGCCACCGTGTCTGGGCACAATGGACGCTCGACCACTACGACACCAGCGAGCCGGTGTTGCCGCTGCATTGCGGGCTGATCCGCCTGGGCGACGGCCTCTTCGTGGCCCACATGGGCGGCGAGGTTACGTACGAGGTCAAGCAGGTCGTGGCGGCGGCGCTGGCCCCGGCGCGCGTCATCTTCATCGGCTACACCGACGACTGCGCCTACATCCCCGGCGACCGCATCATCGCGGAGGGGGGGTACGAAGCCGAGGGCTCGGTGGTGGAGTACTGCCTGAAGGGCGCCATCAAGCCCGGCGTGAACGCGAAGGTGACAGAGGCGTTCCAAGAAGCGGCGAGGCAGCTCGTCTAGAGGTTCTTGATGCACTACTTCGATACCGTCGTCGTCATCACTGACCCCGCCACCCATGAGTTGGGGATCGCTCTGCGGAGCGTACTGGATGCCTTCCGGATTCACTGCGACTTCCACCAGTGCGTCCAGAGACAGAGGCTTCTGAGGGTGCTCGGAGGAGA from bacterium includes the following:
- a CDS encoding alpha-N-arabinofuranosidase, translated to MLSAALTLHPEFTISPVDPRLFGGFAEHIGRHIYEGIYEPSHPTADEQGFRQDVIALVRELNMPIMRYPGGNFVSGYNWEDGVGPREQRPVRLDLAWNSTEPNQFGTNEFVDWCRKVGSEPLLAVNLGTRGAEEARHLVEYCNHPSGSAWSDLRRAHGYEQPHGIKTWCLGNEMDGPWQMGHKTATEYGRVACEAAKLMKWTDPTLQLVVCGSSGRGMPQFGAWELEVLEHTFDHVEYLSIHTYLGNGEDDTASFLAKPDAMGDFIGESVALCDAVAARRKSRKRIMISFDEWNVWYHSHGHPKPAPWSQAPHLGEDVYTFEDALCVGGMLIELLNHADRVKIACLAQVVNVIGPIMTEAGGPAWRQTIFHPFAMASASARGVALQAPVQAPVYDSRERQGAPLLKVAAVHKPERGELTLLLLNRSLDEPLQLQADLRAFTGLQSASGQTLIHSDLKAINCKESPDNVRPQELPRASVDGGRLTVTLPPASWSVVTVR